A region of Streptomyces sp. TG1A-60 DNA encodes the following proteins:
- a CDS encoding LysR substrate-binding domain-containing protein → MDWTSSQLRSLVELTRRGTITAVAQALGYTPGGVSQQIAALEKATGMELLRRVGRRVELTDAGLTLARHAERILSTEAEAVEALERSRGEVSGMLRVGLFTTAAAEILPLALRQVHEAHPGLEVRSRDMDVDEVYDAVASGGVDLALGLDYPDVPIPRDPALRVTRLYRERFSLAVPAGAMDGREEIALADTRDLRWILPSVDSYYGRAVRTACRRAGVEPDVRHQVTDTAATLALVEAGIGVSTVTDLMLRLRASHVDVVRLRETVERHIVVVFRSSARRRPTVAALVDVLRTVAGARRDTSA, encoded by the coding sequence ATGGACTGGACGAGCTCCCAGCTGCGCTCCCTGGTGGAGCTGACCCGGCGCGGAACCATCACCGCGGTGGCCCAGGCACTCGGATACACCCCCGGTGGGGTCTCCCAGCAGATCGCGGCGCTGGAGAAGGCCACCGGTATGGAGCTGCTGCGGCGGGTGGGGCGGCGGGTGGAGCTGACCGACGCGGGGCTGACGCTGGCCCGGCACGCCGAGCGGATCCTGTCCACGGAGGCCGAGGCCGTGGAGGCGCTGGAGCGCAGCCGGGGCGAGGTCTCCGGGATGCTGCGGGTCGGCCTGTTCACCACGGCCGCCGCCGAGATCCTGCCGCTGGCCCTGCGCCAGGTGCACGAGGCGCATCCCGGGCTGGAGGTGCGCAGCCGCGACATGGACGTGGACGAGGTGTACGACGCCGTCGCCTCCGGCGGTGTGGATCTGGCGCTCGGTCTGGACTACCCGGACGTGCCCATCCCGCGCGATCCGGCCCTGCGGGTGACGCGGCTGTACCGGGAGCGGTTCTCCCTCGCGGTGCCCGCCGGGGCGATGGACGGCCGGGAGGAGATCGCCCTGGCCGACACCCGGGACCTGAGGTGGATCCTGCCGTCGGTTGACAGCTACTACGGCCGCGCCGTGCGCACCGCGTGCCGCCGGGCGGGCGTCGAGCCGGATGTACGGCACCAGGTGACGGACACCGCGGCCACCCTGGCGCTGGTCGAGGCGGGTATCGGGGTGAGCACGGTGACGGATCTGATGCTCAGACTGCGCGCCTCGCACGTCGACGTGGTGCGGCTGCGCGAGACGGTCGAGCGGCACATCGTCGTGGTGTTCCGTTCCTCCGCCCGGCGCCGGCCCACGGTGGCGGCACTGGTCGACGTCCTGCGCACGGTGGCCGGAGCCCGGCGCGACACCTCGGCGTGA
- a CDS encoding FAD-binding oxidoreductase: protein MSLSSTFRTVPPAADVVIIGGGVMGTSIAFHLAEAGVTDIVVVERGELCGGSSGKPIGGVRAQFSDPLNIELGSRSLRAFQDFPHRPGADIRLDSVGYLFLLTTDRQAADFETCVEVQNGLDVPSRVITPGEALRLCPYISTEGLVAAVYSPTDGHARPALVVQGYADAAARAGVTFATHTSVTGIDTAGDRVTTVHTDHGPVSCSTVICAAGAWSGRIGAMAGIDLPVRPVRRQLAFTEPLTPPAPRIPFTIDFASSAYFHNSDDGLLFGLADPGQPDGFDTTWTPEWLELFRNVARHRAPALADMATTGGWAGLYEITPDHNALIGRSAELPDFLYATGFSGHGFLQAPAVGEILRDLHLDRTPFVDISPLSADRFRTGAEIRPEAHVV from the coding sequence TTGTCCCTCTCCTCCACCTTCCGCACCGTTCCGCCCGCCGCCGACGTCGTGATCATCGGCGGCGGGGTGATGGGCACCAGCATCGCGTTCCACCTCGCCGAGGCGGGGGTGACCGACATCGTCGTGGTCGAGCGCGGCGAGCTGTGCGGCGGCAGCTCGGGCAAACCGATCGGCGGCGTGCGCGCCCAGTTCTCCGACCCGCTCAACATCGAACTGGGCAGCCGGAGCCTGCGCGCCTTCCAGGACTTCCCGCACCGCCCCGGCGCCGACATCCGCCTCGACAGCGTCGGCTACCTCTTCCTGCTCACCACCGACCGGCAGGCCGCGGACTTCGAGACGTGCGTCGAGGTCCAGAACGGTCTGGACGTGCCCAGCCGCGTGATCACCCCCGGTGAGGCCCTCCGGCTGTGCCCGTACATCAGTACCGAGGGACTCGTCGCCGCGGTCTACTCACCCACCGACGGCCACGCCCGCCCCGCCCTGGTCGTCCAGGGGTACGCGGACGCGGCGGCCCGCGCCGGCGTCACCTTCGCCACCCACACGAGCGTGACCGGCATCGACACCGCCGGCGACCGCGTCACCACCGTGCACACCGACCACGGCCCCGTCTCCTGCTCCACGGTGATCTGCGCGGCGGGCGCCTGGTCGGGACGGATCGGCGCCATGGCCGGGATCGACCTGCCCGTGCGGCCGGTACGCCGCCAGCTCGCCTTCACCGAGCCGCTCACGCCCCCGGCACCCCGTATCCCCTTCACCATCGACTTCGCGTCGTCGGCCTACTTCCACAACAGCGACGACGGGCTGCTGTTCGGCCTCGCCGACCCCGGCCAGCCGGACGGCTTCGACACCACCTGGACCCCGGAGTGGCTGGAGCTCTTCCGGAACGTCGCACGGCACCGCGCCCCCGCGTTGGCCGACATGGCGACGACCGGCGGCTGGGCCGGGCTGTACGAGATCACCCCCGACCACAACGCGCTGATCGGACGCTCCGCCGAGCTGCCCGACTTCCTGTACGCCACCGGGTTCTCGGGCCACGGCTTCCTGCAGGCCCCGGCCGTCGGCGAGATCCTGCGCGACCTGCACCTGGACCGTACGCCCTTCGTCGACATCTCCCCCCTCAGCGCGGACCGCTTCCGGACCGGGGCCGAGATCCGTCCCGAGGCCCACGTGGTGTGA
- a CDS encoding VOC family protein: MISQWRLRAAFAARLSDMYGREVPAYTTLVDVSREVNEEVLRARGADAERLGSISRVTAERHGAIRVGTPAELRQVARVFGALGMHPVGFYDLREAASSAVPVVSTAFRPVDGDELARNPFRVFTSMLTPADPRFFDTDLRDRLETFLAARELFPPTLLDLADRAEAEGGLSEQDAEPFLRLAVAAFELSPEPIDRAWYETLEKVSAVAADIGGVRSTHINHLTPRVLDIDELYRRMTERGIEMIDTIQGPPACQGPDLLLRQTSFRALAEPRALRAPDGGVTSGALRVRFGEVEARGIAVTREGRALYDRLLTLVDEQAAQHPGAERTELARALWTEHVPGTERDLAAQGLGYFTYRVTPGRPGDGSRPPQALGDLLDQGWVRAEPIVYEDFLPRSAAGIFQSNLSGEGSRDNERQGAAYDSAWLSGALDREVLDPYALYERQRDHSLAQVARELELDGPPG; encoded by the coding sequence ATGATCAGCCAGTGGCGGCTGCGCGCCGCCTTCGCCGCCCGGCTCTCGGACATGTACGGGCGGGAGGTCCCCGCCTACACCACGCTCGTGGACGTCTCGCGCGAGGTCAACGAGGAGGTGCTGCGCGCGCGAGGCGCCGACGCCGAACGCCTCGGCTCCATCAGCCGGGTGACCGCCGAACGGCACGGCGCCATCCGCGTGGGCACCCCGGCCGAACTACGGCAGGTCGCCCGTGTCTTCGGCGCCCTCGGCATGCACCCGGTCGGCTTCTACGACCTGCGCGAAGCCGCCTCCAGCGCGGTACCCGTCGTATCGACCGCGTTCCGTCCCGTCGACGGCGACGAGCTGGCCCGCAATCCCTTCCGCGTCTTCACCTCCATGCTCACCCCCGCCGACCCCCGCTTCTTCGACACCGATCTGCGGGACCGCCTGGAGACGTTCCTCGCCGCCCGCGAGCTGTTCCCGCCGACGCTGCTCGACCTGGCGGACCGGGCGGAGGCGGAGGGCGGACTGTCCGAGCAGGACGCCGAACCATTCCTCCGACTAGCCGTCGCCGCCTTCGAGTTGTCACCCGAACCCATCGACAGGGCCTGGTACGAGACGCTGGAGAAGGTCTCGGCCGTCGCCGCGGACATCGGCGGCGTACGCAGCACCCACATCAACCACCTCACCCCGCGCGTCCTCGACATCGACGAGCTCTACCGGCGCATGACCGAGCGCGGCATCGAGATGATCGACACGATCCAGGGTCCCCCCGCGTGTCAGGGCCCCGACCTGCTGCTGCGCCAGACGTCCTTCCGGGCCCTGGCCGAGCCCCGCGCCCTGCGCGCCCCGGACGGCGGCGTGACCAGCGGTGCCCTGCGCGTGCGGTTCGGCGAGGTCGAAGCCCGCGGCATCGCCGTCACCCGCGAGGGCCGGGCCCTCTACGACCGCCTGCTCACCCTCGTCGACGAGCAGGCGGCCCAGCACCCCGGCGCGGAGCGGACCGAACTCGCGCGCGCCCTGTGGACCGAGCACGTCCCCGGCACCGAACGCGACCTGGCCGCCCAGGGGTTGGGATACTTCACCTACCGCGTCACCCCTGGCCGGCCGGGGGACGGCAGCCGCCCGCCCCAGGCCCTCGGCGACCTGCTGGACCAGGGCTGGGTACGCGCCGAGCCCATCGTCTACGAGGACTTCCTGCCCCGCTCGGCGGCCGGCATCTTCCAGTCCAACCTCAGCGGTGAGGGCTCCAGGGACAACGAGCGGCAGGGCGCCGCCTACGACAGCGCGTGGCTCTCCGGCGCCCTCGACCGTGAAGTCCTCGACCCCTACGCCCTGTACGAGCGGCAGCGAGACCACTCCCTCGCCCAGGTCGCCCGGGAGCTGGAACTCGACGGCCCGCCCGGCTGA
- a CDS encoding aldehyde dehydrogenase family protein — protein MTTSTTLPTTEDLRARARGSLERVGATVPEGTDFPARTPITGEDLFGLAATSDADAEEAVGAAHEAFLTWRATPAPRRGELVRRLGELLRDHKSDLADLITVEAGKIRSEALGEVQEMIDICDFAVGLSRQLYGRTIASERPGHRLAETWHPLGVVGVISAFNFPAAVWSWNTAVALACGDTVVWKPSELTPLISLACDRLLDRAAEEVGAPRDVHRLLLGDRAVGERLVDEPRVALVSATGSTRMGREVGPRVAARFGRSLLELGGNNAAVVAPSADLDLAVQGIVFAAAGTAGQRCTTLRRLIVHRDIADTLVARLTSAYAKLPIGDPFDENTLVGPLITTGALDGMRDAVARAQARGGKVLAGGGRRLAGIAPRAAYAEPVIIRVDEQTDVVREETFAPILYVLTYDTFEEAVALHNDVPQGLSSSIFTRDQQEAERFLSCEGSDCGIANVNIGTSGAEIGGAFGGEKETGGGRESGSDAWRAYMRPATNTINYSSRLALAQNVSFL, from the coding sequence ATGACCACCAGCACCACCCTGCCCACCACCGAGGACCTGCGCGCCCGCGCCCGCGGGAGCCTGGAGCGCGTCGGCGCGACCGTCCCCGAGGGCACCGACTTCCCCGCCCGCACACCCATCACCGGCGAGGACCTCTTCGGCCTTGCCGCCACGAGCGACGCGGACGCCGAGGAGGCCGTCGGCGCCGCCCACGAGGCGTTCCTCACCTGGCGTGCCACGCCGGCTCCCCGGCGCGGCGAACTCGTCCGCCGTCTGGGCGAGTTGCTGCGCGACCACAAGAGCGACCTGGCCGACCTCATCACCGTCGAAGCGGGCAAGATCCGCTCGGAGGCGCTCGGCGAGGTCCAGGAGATGATCGACATCTGTGACTTCGCGGTCGGTCTGTCCCGGCAGCTCTACGGCCGCACCATCGCCTCCGAGCGCCCCGGCCACCGCCTCGCCGAGACCTGGCACCCGCTCGGCGTGGTCGGCGTCATCTCCGCCTTCAACTTCCCCGCCGCCGTGTGGTCGTGGAACACCGCAGTGGCCCTGGCCTGCGGTGACACGGTGGTCTGGAAGCCCTCCGAACTCACCCCGCTGATCTCACTGGCCTGCGACCGGCTGCTCGACCGGGCGGCCGAGGAGGTCGGCGCCCCCCGCGACGTGCACCGTCTGCTGCTCGGCGACCGCGCCGTCGGCGAGCGGCTCGTGGACGAACCGCGCGTCGCGCTCGTCAGCGCCACCGGCTCCACCCGCATGGGGCGCGAGGTCGGCCCCCGGGTCGCGGCCCGGTTCGGGCGCAGCCTGCTGGAACTCGGCGGCAACAACGCCGCCGTCGTCGCCCCCTCCGCCGACCTCGACCTCGCCGTCCAGGGCATCGTCTTCGCCGCCGCCGGCACGGCGGGACAGCGCTGCACCACCCTGCGCCGCCTCATCGTCCACCGCGACATCGCGGACACGCTCGTCGCCCGCCTGACGTCGGCATACGCCAAGCTCCCCATCGGCGACCCGTTCGACGAGAACACCCTCGTCGGGCCGCTCATCACCACCGGCGCCCTCGACGGCATGCGGGACGCCGTCGCCCGCGCGCAGGCGCGGGGCGGCAAGGTCCTCGCGGGCGGCGGCCGTCGTCTGGCCGGCATCGCGCCCCGGGCGGCCTACGCCGAGCCGGTCATCATCCGCGTCGACGAACAGACCGACGTCGTACGGGAGGAGACGTTCGCCCCCATCCTCTACGTCCTCACCTACGACACGTTCGAGGAAGCCGTCGCGCTGCACAACGACGTCCCGCAGGGCCTGTCCTCCAGCATCTTCACCCGCGACCAGCAGGAGGCCGAGCGCTTCCTCTCCTGCGAGGGCTCCGACTGCGGCATCGCCAACGTCAACATCGGCACCTCCGGAGCGGAGATCGGTGGTGCCTTCGGCGGGGAGAAGGAGACGGGCGGCGGCCGGGAGTCCGGCTCCGACGCCTGGCGCGCGTACATGCGCCCGGCGACCAACACCATCAACTACTCCAGCCGCCTCGCCCTCGCACAGAACGTCAGCTTCCTGTAG
- the chvE gene encoding multiple monosaccharide ABC transporter substrate-binding protein, with the protein MRNRRAVLAAIAGAASLALTVSACGGETSEAGSEGGTIGVALPTRASERWLTDGKSVVEDLRDKGYKTELVYGDDDPKAQVSQVEKLIKQGVDALIIAAIDNKSLNGALRQAAEAGIPVISYDRLILGTKNVDYYVSFDNEQVGRLQALHIIDELGLEDGKGPFNIELFAGSPDDNNTKYFFDGAMHLLQPYLDSEQLVVRSGQTELDEITTLRWDGPTAQKRMNGLLDETYRTETVDAVLSPYDGISIGILSALKSHGYGTAGEPLPVITGQDAELASVKSIIAGEQSQTVYKDLRQLAGVAADMADDILNDKTPELNNRRSYNNGVKAVPAYLLQPMSVDKTNYEYLLVASGYYTEAELK; encoded by the coding sequence ATGCGCAACCGAAGAGCCGTCCTCGCCGCCATCGCCGGAGCCGCCTCCCTCGCCCTCACCGTGTCCGCCTGCGGCGGCGAGACCAGCGAGGCCGGCTCCGAGGGCGGCACCATCGGAGTCGCCCTGCCGACCCGGGCCTCGGAGCGCTGGCTCACCGACGGCAAGAGCGTCGTCGAGGACCTGCGGGACAAGGGGTACAAGACCGAGCTGGTCTATGGCGACGACGACCCGAAAGCCCAGGTCTCACAGGTCGAGAAACTGATCAAGCAGGGCGTCGACGCACTGATCATCGCGGCCATCGACAACAAGTCGCTGAACGGCGCGCTCCGACAGGCGGCCGAAGCCGGCATCCCGGTGATCTCCTACGACCGGCTCATCCTCGGCACCAAGAACGTCGACTACTACGTCTCCTTCGACAACGAGCAGGTCGGCCGGCTCCAGGCCCTCCACATCATCGACGAGCTCGGCCTGGAGGACGGCAAGGGCCCGTTCAACATCGAGTTGTTCGCCGGCTCCCCCGACGACAACAACACCAAGTACTTCTTCGACGGCGCGATGCACCTCCTGCAGCCCTACCTGGACAGCGAGCAGTTGGTCGTCCGGTCCGGCCAGACCGAGCTCGACGAGATCACCACCCTGCGCTGGGACGGGCCCACCGCGCAGAAGCGGATGAACGGCCTCCTCGACGAGACGTACCGGACCGAGACGGTCGACGCGGTCCTGTCGCCGTACGACGGCATCTCCATCGGCATCCTGTCCGCGCTCAAGTCGCACGGCTACGGCACCGCCGGCGAACCCCTCCCGGTCATCACCGGCCAGGACGCCGAACTGGCCTCGGTGAAGTCGATCATCGCGGGCGAGCAGTCCCAGACCGTCTACAAGGACCTCCGCCAGCTCGCCGGGGTCGCCGCGGACATGGCCGACGACATACTCAACGACAAGACGCCGGAGCTGAACAACAGAAGGTCCTACAACAACGGCGTCAAGGCTGTACCCGCCTACCTGCTCCAGCCCATGAGCGTCGACAAGACCAACTACGAGTACCTCCTGGTCGCCAGCGGCTACTACACCGAAGCCGAGCTCAAGTAG
- a CDS encoding DUF5994 family protein — protein MTATISRKPTVEADHRFSSSSSLRLALAPVGPAPPLLDGAWWPRSRDLGAELPSLAAVLDPLWGRITRVSVNPTRWRVVPRKVPVTGHVMKVGWFLPEQDPHELLLLSYRTGRWNLLVVPPETTPVSAAWLMAAASDPRGTSTASRLTEEAARLRTVDEADRAVEGVWDSEGGHGARDPVARPGSPAATATMRQRPRGR, from the coding sequence ATGACTGCGACCATTTCCCGCAAGCCGACAGTCGAAGCCGATCACCGGTTCTCCTCGTCCTCTTCTCTGCGTCTGGCACTGGCTCCCGTCGGTCCCGCACCGCCTTTGCTGGACGGCGCCTGGTGGCCTCGCTCCCGCGATCTCGGGGCGGAACTCCCCTCACTGGCAGCCGTGTTGGATCCGCTGTGGGGGCGGATCACCCGGGTCTCGGTGAATCCCACCCGCTGGCGGGTCGTTCCGCGCAAGGTGCCGGTCACCGGGCATGTGATGAAGGTGGGCTGGTTCCTGCCGGAGCAGGACCCGCACGAACTGCTGTTGCTCTCGTACCGCACGGGCCGCTGGAACCTCCTGGTGGTCCCCCCGGAGACGACTCCCGTGTCGGCCGCCTGGCTGATGGCCGCCGCGAGTGATCCACGCGGCACGTCGACCGCGAGCCGGTTGACGGAGGAGGCGGCGCGCCTGCGGACGGTCGACGAGGCCGACCGGGCCGTCGAAGGGGTCTGGGACTCCGAAGGAGGACACGGGGCCCGCGACCCGGTCGCACGTCCTGGGAGCCCGGCCGCGACGGCCACGATGCGCCAGCGGCCGAGGGGAAGGTGA
- a CDS encoding DUF5994 family protein translates to MADSDSPRVTRLLPDAVHEAVRPGTAVVRLETNRYRQGVLDGAWWPRSRDIAAELPSLITALTEHLGPITRVGLDTGAWEELPTRMTIDDRVVHIESFPVGDDTVLITRGEQDLFSLLVVPPHAAPDAARAAMAEAVRTGSVTQAEQILIDTGTGRADPSAGQGPQAGGG, encoded by the coding sequence ATGGCCGACTCCGACTCCCCGCGTGTGACCAGGCTCCTCCCCGACGCCGTTCACGAGGCCGTGCGGCCCGGGACGGCTGTCGTACGGCTGGAGACGAACCGTTACCGGCAGGGCGTGCTCGACGGGGCGTGGTGGCCTCGTTCCCGCGACATCGCCGCCGAACTCCCCAGCCTGATCACCGCACTGACGGAGCACCTGGGGCCCATCACGCGTGTCGGCCTGGACACCGGCGCCTGGGAGGAGTTGCCGACGCGGATGACCATCGACGACCGTGTCGTCCACATCGAATCCTTCCCGGTCGGCGACGACACCGTCCTGATCACCCGTGGCGAGCAGGATCTCTTCTCCCTCCTCGTGGTCCCGCCGCACGCGGCGCCCGACGCCGCGCGGGCCGCCATGGCTGAGGCCGTCCGTACCGGCAGCGTGACGCAGGCCGAACAGATCCTCATCGACACCGGCACCGGGCGGGCGGACCCGAGCGCCGGCCAAGGCCCGCAGGCCGGCGGCGGATAG
- a CDS encoding DUF5994 family protein: protein MDGAWWPRSRDLAGELSDLADVLDPLWGRITRIAVNPRYWPILPPRVFVNGHVVKVGWFTSELDPHKILLLSYTAGRWDLLVIPPETGAPSAARLMVAASADTGPPMTATALMTAERTRHRSPEAWKDVSGGALSSPGPDQLRAVGM, encoded by the coding sequence CTGGACGGCGCCTGGTGGCCTCGTTCACGTGACCTGGCGGGCGAACTCTCCGACTTGGCGGACGTGCTGGATCCGCTGTGGGGGCGGATCACCCGTATCGCGGTCAACCCCCGCTACTGGCCGATCCTTCCGCCGAGGGTCTTCGTCAACGGCCATGTGGTGAAGGTCGGTTGGTTCACCTCGGAGCTGGACCCGCACAAGATCCTTCTACTGTCCTACACCGCGGGCCGCTGGGATCTCCTGGTGATCCCCCCGGAGACCGGCGCCCCCTCCGCCGCCCGGCTGATGGTCGCCGCGAGCGCGGACACCGGCCCGCCGATGACCGCGACCGCGCTCATGACGGCGGAACGGACCCGCCACAGGAGCCCGGAAGCCTGGAAGGACGTGAGCGGCGGCGCCCTGTCGTCACCCGGCCCGGATCAGCTGCGCGCCGTGGGGATGTGA
- a CDS encoding DUF2637 domain-containing protein, with amino-acid sequence MRTDYDAVGQDPDDTQPFATQSLYYIPDPRSPSEGWDPDEELAQILYTTQSADLAPPSHDSPRRPRRPASRRRPRPGAHIVSGNSRVITIAFLIAIIVLCALAMLCWSLSYSYRQLHDIALLVVSDKLAQWWPLTVYGPWLVAGLSILRASVQHRTARRSWTVMLISSGTAAALCVGQAPSSLLAMVIVGIPPITALVCFRELVGQFSSRSGARHAADTVRRPVKERP; translated from the coding sequence ATGAGAACCGACTATGACGCGGTGGGCCAGGACCCTGATGACACTCAGCCGTTCGCCACGCAGAGCCTCTACTACATTCCCGACCCGAGAAGCCCGTCGGAGGGCTGGGATCCGGACGAAGAGCTGGCTCAGATCCTGTATACGACGCAGAGCGCGGACCTCGCGCCTCCCTCACACGACAGTCCCAGGCGCCCACGCCGCCCGGCCAGCCGACGACGGCCTCGTCCAGGCGCGCACATCGTCTCCGGGAACTCGCGCGTCATCACCATCGCATTCCTGATCGCCATAATCGTCCTGTGCGCCTTGGCGATGCTGTGCTGGTCGCTCTCCTATTCGTATCGTCAACTGCACGACATCGCGCTTCTGGTCGTGTCGGACAAGTTGGCGCAATGGTGGCCGTTGACGGTGTACGGGCCATGGCTGGTGGCTGGTCTATCCATTCTGCGGGCGTCGGTTCAGCACCGGACCGCTCGGCGCTCGTGGACGGTGATGCTGATTTCCTCCGGAACCGCGGCGGCTCTCTGCGTCGGTCAGGCGCCGAGTTCCCTGCTCGCGATGGTGATCGTCGGGATTCCGCCGATCACCGCCCTGGTCTGTTTCCGAGAACTCGTCGGTCAGTTCTCGTCTCGGTCCGGCGCCCGGCATGCCGCCGACACCGTGAGAAGACCGGTGAAAGAAAGACCGTAG
- a CDS encoding ABC transporter permease subunit, which translates to MSVAPAAAHGRPTRWRAGVGRVVAGGTLLTAVAFLPWLSGTDPALTVLRARSAEQDPTPAQLSALRERLGLDEGPLAHLAAWLDGLAHGDAGTSWVSGEPVLPEVTNAFAVSVTLMLGALTVTVAVAALVCARTLHLGSRRRLRQGRAGTGAAVLAALPKFLLASLLATVCGVWLGWFPSQGWAGPRSMVLPALALGVPSGAMIGGLLDQSLPAAFHEPWARTWRANGLPSGRIARTALRRALSGVLPQLLPTVVALVGGAVAVEKIFNIPGLGRLALEAAIAQDLPPLQTATLALVLLGVCAGLVIQAVRRALLGPALRDGALPALHPPTLPRPRSLPWIVGFCALALLTLVVAGLLRDPLLVDTTARLLPPSAAHPLGTDSLGRDLLARLGHGALRTAGVALTVTVVSALAGLLIGTATQVGAGLTEVVSTLPAVLAGLLTTAVTGPSVWGAACAVCLVAWTPYAAQTAALLEQERASGHMLASISFGAGRSYLLRHHLLPAVLPALVRNALLRLPTTVLVLASLGFLGLGEQPPTPEWGRLLSENQPYVELAPWTVLGPALALVLLSVLAVSGTAIGRPAGRRR; encoded by the coding sequence ATGAGCGTCGCACCGGCCGCCGCCCACGGCCGGCCGACCCGGTGGCGCGCCGGGGTCGGCCGGGTCGTCGCCGGGGGCACGCTGCTGACGGCCGTCGCGTTCCTGCCCTGGCTGTCCGGCACCGACCCCGCGCTGACCGTCCTGCGCGCCCGCTCCGCCGAACAGGACCCGACCCCGGCGCAGTTGTCCGCCCTACGCGAGCGACTGGGCCTGGACGAGGGGCCGTTGGCGCACCTCGCGGCGTGGCTGGACGGGCTGGCGCACGGCGACGCGGGCACCTCCTGGGTGTCGGGCGAACCGGTCCTGCCGGAGGTGACGAATGCCTTCGCGGTCTCCGTCACGCTGATGCTCGGGGCGCTGACGGTGACCGTCGCGGTCGCCGCGCTGGTCTGTGCCCGCACCCTCCATCTCGGGTCCCGGCGGCGGCTGCGGCAGGGGCGGGCGGGCACCGGGGCGGCCGTCCTCGCCGCGCTGCCCAAGTTCCTGCTCGCCTCGCTGCTCGCGACGGTGTGCGGGGTGTGGCTGGGCTGGTTCCCCTCCCAGGGCTGGGCGGGACCGCGGTCGATGGTCCTACCCGCGCTCGCCCTCGGGGTGCCCTCCGGGGCGATGATCGGCGGACTGCTCGACCAGTCCCTGCCCGCCGCCTTCCACGAGCCCTGGGCACGGACCTGGCGTGCGAACGGCCTCCCGTCCGGCCGTATCGCGCGCACCGCGCTGCGCCGCGCGCTGTCCGGGGTGCTTCCGCAGCTCCTGCCGACCGTCGTCGCCCTCGTCGGCGGCGCGGTCGCGGTGGAGAAGATCTTCAACATCCCGGGCCTCGGCCGCCTCGCGCTGGAGGCCGCCATCGCCCAGGACCTCCCGCCGCTGCAGACCGCGACCCTGGCCCTGGTCCTGCTCGGAGTCTGCGCCGGCCTCGTCATCCAGGCCGTACGCCGTGCTCTGCTCGGCCCCGCCCTGCGGGACGGTGCCCTGCCCGCCCTGCACCCGCCCACACTCCCCCGGCCCCGTTCACTGCCCTGGATCGTCGGCTTCTGCGCCCTCGCCCTGCTCACCCTGGTCGTCGCCGGCCTCCTGCGTGACCCCCTGCTCGTGGACACCACGGCGCGGCTGCTCCCACCGTCCGCCGCGCACCCGCTCGGCACCGACTCACTCGGCCGCGACCTGCTGGCCCGGCTCGGCCACGGAGCCCTCCGCACGGCCGGGGTGGCCCTCACGGTGACCGTGGTCAGCGCCCTCGCCGGCCTTCTCATCGGCACGGCGACACAGGTCGGCGCGGGCCTGACCGAGGTGGTCTCCACCCTGCCGGCCGTCCTCGCCGGACTGCTCACGACCGCGGTGACCGGGCCGTCGGTCTGGGGCGCCGCGTGCGCGGTGTGCCTGGTGGCCTGGACCCCCTACGCCGCACAGACCGCCGCCCTCCTCGAACAGGAACGGGCCAGCGGCCACATGCTCGCGTCGATCTCCTTCGGCGCGGGCCGCTCCTACCTCCTGCGCCACCACCTGCTGCCGGCGGTCCTGCCCGCACTGGTGCGCAACGCCCTGCTACGGCTGCCCACGACAGTCCTCGTCCTGGCCTCCCTCGGCTTCCTCGGCCTGGGCGAACAGCCCCCCACCCCGGAGTGGGGCCGCCTGCTCTCCGAGAACCAGCCCTACGTCGAACTGGCCCCCTGGACCGTCCTCGGCCCCGCCCTCGCCCTCGTTCTCCTCTCGGTGCTCGCCGTCTCCGGCACGGCGATCGGCCGCCCGGCGGGCCGACGACGTTGA